The following are encoded in a window of Cydia splendana chromosome 6, ilCydSple1.2, whole genome shotgun sequence genomic DNA:
- the LOC134791386 gene encoding eukaryotic peptide chain release factor GTP-binding subunit ERF3A isoform X2 produces the protein MSNIGAPDSWENQADVIGEQGAKDSNDVSTKFSTLNVNAVEFVPSFCMPSQANETSESPSSPQKSESGSTNSADSPVLNGCGDGGGDSGDGASASPRVEEPPPVPPAAAAAAPPVPPDVSPTVDSWEAEADDALLTPEDNNEPDEEEIDQQENDELGELAKKVPKKKPPRVEDTRSKKEHVNVVFIGHVDAGKSTIGGQIMSLTGMVDKRTLDKYEREAREKSRESWYLSWALDTNQEERDKGKTVEVGRAYFETEKKHFTILDAPGHKSFVPNMIGGAAQADLAVLVISARKGEFETGFDRGGQTREHAMLAKTAGVKHLVALVNKMDDPTVNWDEKRYNECRDKIMPYLKKLGFNPAKDLSFLPVSGQTGQGLLERVSEDICPWYRGPSFIQLIDELPSLNRKMDGPFIMPVVDKYKDMGTVLMGKVEAGTTRKGSILFLMPNRVQVNVDQLWSDDIEVTSIGPGENVKVKLKGIEEEDVSPGFVLCDIADPITTGRVFDAQVVILEHKSIICAGYSAVMHIHCAAEEVTVKALICLVDKKTGDKSKTRPRFVKQDQVAIMRIECAGIICLEPFKKFAQMGRFTLRDENKTIAIGKVLKVIE, from the exons ATGTCCAATATCGGTGCTCCGGACTCTTGGGAAAATCAAGCCGATGTCATAGGTGAACAAGGTGCAAAAGATTCCAATGATGTGTCTACAAAATTTTCCACGTTGAATGTAAATGCCGTGGAGTTCGTGCCTTCTTTTTGTATGCCTTCTCAGGCAAACGAAACCTCCGAATCCCCCTCATCACCACAAAAATCTGAAAGCGGTTCTACGAATTCTGCAGATAGTCCCGTCCTGAACG GTTGCGGGGACGGCGGCGGTGACAGCGGCGACGGCGCGTCGGCCTCGCCGCGCGTGGAGGAGCCGCCGCCCGTGCCGCCCGCcgccgcggccgccgcgccgcccgtgCCGCCCGACGTGTCGCCCACCGTCGACAGCTGGGAGGCCGAGGCCGACGACGCGCTGCTCACACCAGAAGACAACAACGAACCCGATGAAGAAGAGATCGACCAACAG GAAAATGATGAATTAGGCGAGTTGGCAAAGAAAGTACCCAAGAAGAAACCCCCCAGAGTGGAAGACACCCGGAGCAAGAAGGAACATGTCAATGTTGTGTTCATTGGTCATGTCG ATGCTGGTAAATCGACAATCGGCGGTCAAATTATGTCGTTAACGGGTATGGTGGATAAAAGAACTCTGGACAAATACGAAAGAGAAGCGCGAGAGAAGTCCCGAGAGTCATGGTACCTTTCTTGGGCACTCGACACCAACCAAGAAG AACGCGACAAGGGCAAAACCGTGGAGGTGGGGAGAGCATACTTCGAGACTGAGAAGAAGCATTTCACGATCCTTGACGCCCCGGGGCACAAGAGCTTCGTGCCCAACATGATCGGTGGCGCGGCGCAGGCCGATTTAGCTGTGCTG gtaATTTCAGCGCGTAAAGGTGAATTTGAGACTGGTTTCGACAGAGGAGGGCAAACTCGTGAGCACGCTATGTTGGCCAAGACTGCCGGTGTGAAGCATTTAGTAGCTCTTGTTAACAAAATGGATGATCCCACTGTCAACTGGGATGAGAAGAG ATACAATGAATGTCGAGACAAAATCATGCCTTACCTCAAAAAGCTGGGATTCAACCCAGCTAAGGACCTCTCCTTCCTTCCTGTGTCCGGCCAAACTGGACAAGGCTTATTGGAAAGA GTATCGGAAGACATCTGCCCCTGGTACCGCGGGCCGTCGTTCATCCAGCTGATCGACGAGCTGCCGTCGCTCAACCGCAAGATGGACGGGCCCTTCATCATGCCCGTCGTCGACAAGTACAAGGACATGGGCACCGTGCTCATGGGCAAGGTGGAGGCGGGGACCACGAGAAAGGGCAGCATCCTTTTCCTCATGCCCAATAGG GTGCAAGTGAATGTTGATCAGCTGTGGTCTGACGACATTGAGGTTACATCCATTGGGCCTGGCGAGAACGTGAAGGTCAAGCTAAAAGGCATTGAAGAAGAAGATGTGTCTCCTGGTTTCGTGCTCTGCGACATCGCGGATCCCATTACTACTGGAAGa GTGTTTGATGCTCAAGTTGTGATTTTGGAGCATAAGTCGATCATTTGTGCGGGATATTCGGCTGTCATGCACATACATTGCGCCGCCGAAGAGGTTACTGTAAAG GCACTAATCTGTCTGGTGGATAAGAAGACCGGAGACAAGTCGAAGACGCGGCCGCGCTTCGTGAAGCAGGACCAAGTGGCCATCATGAGGATAGAGTGCGCCGGCATCATATGCTTAGAACCATTCAAGAAGTTTGCTCAAATGGGCAGGTTCACATTAAGAGACGAGA ATAAAACTATTGCTATCGGTAAAGTCCTAAAAGTGATTGAGTAA
- the LOC134791386 gene encoding eukaryotic peptide chain release factor GTP-binding subunit ERF3A isoform X1, which yields MSNIGAPDSWENQADVIGEQGAKDSNDVSTKFSTLNVNAVEFVPSFCMPSQANETSESPSSPQKSESGSTNSADSPVLNGCGDGGGDSGDGASASPRVEEPPPVPPAAAAAAPPVPPDVSPTVDSWEAEADDALLTPEDNNEPDEEEIDQQVQNTENDELGELAKKVPKKKPPRVEDTRSKKEHVNVVFIGHVDAGKSTIGGQIMSLTGMVDKRTLDKYEREAREKSRESWYLSWALDTNQEERDKGKTVEVGRAYFETEKKHFTILDAPGHKSFVPNMIGGAAQADLAVLVISARKGEFETGFDRGGQTREHAMLAKTAGVKHLVALVNKMDDPTVNWDEKRYNECRDKIMPYLKKLGFNPAKDLSFLPVSGQTGQGLLERVSEDICPWYRGPSFIQLIDELPSLNRKMDGPFIMPVVDKYKDMGTVLMGKVEAGTTRKGSILFLMPNRVQVNVDQLWSDDIEVTSIGPGENVKVKLKGIEEEDVSPGFVLCDIADPITTGRVFDAQVVILEHKSIICAGYSAVMHIHCAAEEVTVKALICLVDKKTGDKSKTRPRFVKQDQVAIMRIECAGIICLEPFKKFAQMGRFTLRDENKTIAIGKVLKVIE from the exons ATGTCCAATATCGGTGCTCCGGACTCTTGGGAAAATCAAGCCGATGTCATAGGTGAACAAGGTGCAAAAGATTCCAATGATGTGTCTACAAAATTTTCCACGTTGAATGTAAATGCCGTGGAGTTCGTGCCTTCTTTTTGTATGCCTTCTCAGGCAAACGAAACCTCCGAATCCCCCTCATCACCACAAAAATCTGAAAGCGGTTCTACGAATTCTGCAGATAGTCCCGTCCTGAACG GTTGCGGGGACGGCGGCGGTGACAGCGGCGACGGCGCGTCGGCCTCGCCGCGCGTGGAGGAGCCGCCGCCCGTGCCGCCCGCcgccgcggccgccgcgccgcccgtgCCGCCCGACGTGTCGCCCACCGTCGACAGCTGGGAGGCCGAGGCCGACGACGCGCTGCTCACACCAGAAGACAACAACGAACCCGATGAAGAAGAGATCGACCAACAGGTTCAAAACACT GAAAATGATGAATTAGGCGAGTTGGCAAAGAAAGTACCCAAGAAGAAACCCCCCAGAGTGGAAGACACCCGGAGCAAGAAGGAACATGTCAATGTTGTGTTCATTGGTCATGTCG ATGCTGGTAAATCGACAATCGGCGGTCAAATTATGTCGTTAACGGGTATGGTGGATAAAAGAACTCTGGACAAATACGAAAGAGAAGCGCGAGAGAAGTCCCGAGAGTCATGGTACCTTTCTTGGGCACTCGACACCAACCAAGAAG AACGCGACAAGGGCAAAACCGTGGAGGTGGGGAGAGCATACTTCGAGACTGAGAAGAAGCATTTCACGATCCTTGACGCCCCGGGGCACAAGAGCTTCGTGCCCAACATGATCGGTGGCGCGGCGCAGGCCGATTTAGCTGTGCTG gtaATTTCAGCGCGTAAAGGTGAATTTGAGACTGGTTTCGACAGAGGAGGGCAAACTCGTGAGCACGCTATGTTGGCCAAGACTGCCGGTGTGAAGCATTTAGTAGCTCTTGTTAACAAAATGGATGATCCCACTGTCAACTGGGATGAGAAGAG ATACAATGAATGTCGAGACAAAATCATGCCTTACCTCAAAAAGCTGGGATTCAACCCAGCTAAGGACCTCTCCTTCCTTCCTGTGTCCGGCCAAACTGGACAAGGCTTATTGGAAAGA GTATCGGAAGACATCTGCCCCTGGTACCGCGGGCCGTCGTTCATCCAGCTGATCGACGAGCTGCCGTCGCTCAACCGCAAGATGGACGGGCCCTTCATCATGCCCGTCGTCGACAAGTACAAGGACATGGGCACCGTGCTCATGGGCAAGGTGGAGGCGGGGACCACGAGAAAGGGCAGCATCCTTTTCCTCATGCCCAATAGG GTGCAAGTGAATGTTGATCAGCTGTGGTCTGACGACATTGAGGTTACATCCATTGGGCCTGGCGAGAACGTGAAGGTCAAGCTAAAAGGCATTGAAGAAGAAGATGTGTCTCCTGGTTTCGTGCTCTGCGACATCGCGGATCCCATTACTACTGGAAGa GTGTTTGATGCTCAAGTTGTGATTTTGGAGCATAAGTCGATCATTTGTGCGGGATATTCGGCTGTCATGCACATACATTGCGCCGCCGAAGAGGTTACTGTAAAG GCACTAATCTGTCTGGTGGATAAGAAGACCGGAGACAAGTCGAAGACGCGGCCGCGCTTCGTGAAGCAGGACCAAGTGGCCATCATGAGGATAGAGTGCGCCGGCATCATATGCTTAGAACCATTCAAGAAGTTTGCTCAAATGGGCAGGTTCACATTAAGAGACGAGA ATAAAACTATTGCTATCGGTAAAGTCCTAAAAGTGATTGAGTAA
- the LOC134791386 gene encoding eukaryotic peptide chain release factor GTP-binding subunit ERF3A isoform X3, with protein sequence MQDSRDIRCGDGGGDSGDGASASPRVEEPPPVPPAAAAAAPPVPPDVSPTVDSWEAEADDALLTPEDNNEPDEEEIDQQVQNTENDELGELAKKVPKKKPPRVEDTRSKKEHVNVVFIGHVDAGKSTIGGQIMSLTGMVDKRTLDKYEREAREKSRESWYLSWALDTNQEERDKGKTVEVGRAYFETEKKHFTILDAPGHKSFVPNMIGGAAQADLAVLVISARKGEFETGFDRGGQTREHAMLAKTAGVKHLVALVNKMDDPTVNWDEKRYNECRDKIMPYLKKLGFNPAKDLSFLPVSGQTGQGLLERVSEDICPWYRGPSFIQLIDELPSLNRKMDGPFIMPVVDKYKDMGTVLMGKVEAGTTRKGSILFLMPNRVQVNVDQLWSDDIEVTSIGPGENVKVKLKGIEEEDVSPGFVLCDIADPITTGRVFDAQVVILEHKSIICAGYSAVMHIHCAAEEVTVKALICLVDKKTGDKSKTRPRFVKQDQVAIMRIECAGIICLEPFKKFAQMGRFTLRDENKTIAIGKVLKVIE encoded by the exons ATGCAAGATTCACGCGACATAC GTTGCGGGGACGGCGGCGGTGACAGCGGCGACGGCGCGTCGGCCTCGCCGCGCGTGGAGGAGCCGCCGCCCGTGCCGCCCGCcgccgcggccgccgcgccgcccgtgCCGCCCGACGTGTCGCCCACCGTCGACAGCTGGGAGGCCGAGGCCGACGACGCGCTGCTCACACCAGAAGACAACAACGAACCCGATGAAGAAGAGATCGACCAACAGGTTCAAAACACT GAAAATGATGAATTAGGCGAGTTGGCAAAGAAAGTACCCAAGAAGAAACCCCCCAGAGTGGAAGACACCCGGAGCAAGAAGGAACATGTCAATGTTGTGTTCATTGGTCATGTCG ATGCTGGTAAATCGACAATCGGCGGTCAAATTATGTCGTTAACGGGTATGGTGGATAAAAGAACTCTGGACAAATACGAAAGAGAAGCGCGAGAGAAGTCCCGAGAGTCATGGTACCTTTCTTGGGCACTCGACACCAACCAAGAAG AACGCGACAAGGGCAAAACCGTGGAGGTGGGGAGAGCATACTTCGAGACTGAGAAGAAGCATTTCACGATCCTTGACGCCCCGGGGCACAAGAGCTTCGTGCCCAACATGATCGGTGGCGCGGCGCAGGCCGATTTAGCTGTGCTG gtaATTTCAGCGCGTAAAGGTGAATTTGAGACTGGTTTCGACAGAGGAGGGCAAACTCGTGAGCACGCTATGTTGGCCAAGACTGCCGGTGTGAAGCATTTAGTAGCTCTTGTTAACAAAATGGATGATCCCACTGTCAACTGGGATGAGAAGAG ATACAATGAATGTCGAGACAAAATCATGCCTTACCTCAAAAAGCTGGGATTCAACCCAGCTAAGGACCTCTCCTTCCTTCCTGTGTCCGGCCAAACTGGACAAGGCTTATTGGAAAGA GTATCGGAAGACATCTGCCCCTGGTACCGCGGGCCGTCGTTCATCCAGCTGATCGACGAGCTGCCGTCGCTCAACCGCAAGATGGACGGGCCCTTCATCATGCCCGTCGTCGACAAGTACAAGGACATGGGCACCGTGCTCATGGGCAAGGTGGAGGCGGGGACCACGAGAAAGGGCAGCATCCTTTTCCTCATGCCCAATAGG GTGCAAGTGAATGTTGATCAGCTGTGGTCTGACGACATTGAGGTTACATCCATTGGGCCTGGCGAGAACGTGAAGGTCAAGCTAAAAGGCATTGAAGAAGAAGATGTGTCTCCTGGTTTCGTGCTCTGCGACATCGCGGATCCCATTACTACTGGAAGa GTGTTTGATGCTCAAGTTGTGATTTTGGAGCATAAGTCGATCATTTGTGCGGGATATTCGGCTGTCATGCACATACATTGCGCCGCCGAAGAGGTTACTGTAAAG GCACTAATCTGTCTGGTGGATAAGAAGACCGGAGACAAGTCGAAGACGCGGCCGCGCTTCGTGAAGCAGGACCAAGTGGCCATCATGAGGATAGAGTGCGCCGGCATCATATGCTTAGAACCATTCAAGAAGTTTGCTCAAATGGGCAGGTTCACATTAAGAGACGAGA ATAAAACTATTGCTATCGGTAAAGTCCTAAAAGTGATTGAGTAA
- the LOC134791387 gene encoding DCN1-like protein 3, producing the protein MGHCLSCFENQANADVTASHRNKDDMTEIVASHQVPAVTITDYLQEVPLLPDNDNTVNNCRYASNMNNDNIINTFGETCSTEMVNSQKSYTDKVPKPFYQKLPSIPRTMSSLASSEPRVSECKINQLFDQYKDSLEEAILAEGIENLCNDLQLNPDDFKVLVLAWKLNASQMCRFTKTEFIQGLKNMKTDSIKGIQHKLNEVISELNRESEQFKDLYRFTFKFGLDVSTGQRILPSDIAILLWRLVFTNNEPPILDRWLSYLEKNTHIRGIPKDTWYMFLNFCEFVGDDLSSYDDTEAWPSLFDDFVEHENDQVNQNVTKNDIKIQD; encoded by the exons ATGGGCCATTGTCTCAGCTGTTTCGAAAATCAAGCTAATGCTGATGTCACAGCCTCCCATAGAAATAAAGATG ATATGACAGAGATTGTAGCTTCCCACCAGGTGCCTGCTGTTACTATTACAGATTATCTACAAGAAGTGCCACTACTGCCTGACAATGACAACACTGTGAACAATTGCCGCTATGCTAGTAACATGAATAATGATAACATAATAAATACCTTTGGAGAAACATGTTCAACAGAAATGGTAAACTCACAGAAGTCATATACTGACAAGGTTCCTAAACCTTTCTACCAAAAGTTACCATCCATTCCGAGAACAATGTCCTCACTGGCGTCAAGTGAACCTCGTGTCTCAGAATGTAAGATAAATCAGTTGTTTGATCAATACAAGGACTCATTGGAAGAAGCCATCCTTGCAGAAGGCATTGAAAACCTTTGTAATGACTTACAATTGAATCCAGATGATTTTAAGGTCCTTGTACTTGCTTGGAAATTAAATGCTAGTCAAATGTGTAGGTTCACAAAAACAGAATTCATACAAGGCTTAAAGAATATGAAGACAGACTCCATTAAAGGCATACAACATAAATTAAATGAGGTAATAAGCGAGCTGAATAGAGAATCTGAGCAGTTCAAAGACTTGTATAGATTTACATTTAAATTTGGGTTGGATGTGAGCACTGGTCAAAGAATATTACCATCAGATATAGCTATTTTGCTCTGGAGGTTAGTTTTCACGAACAACGAGCCTCCCATACTTGATCGTTGGCTTAGTTATTTAGAGAAGAACACTCACATCAGAGGAATCCCCAAAGACACATGGTACATGTTCTTGAACTTTTGTGAATTTGTGGGTGATGATCTCAGCAGCTATGATGACACAGAGGCTTGGCCAAGTCTCTTTGATGACTTTGTAGAACATGAAAATGATCAAGTTAATCAAAATGTCACAAAGAATGACATCAAAATACAGGATTGA